One Leptolyngbyaceae cyanobacterium DNA window includes the following coding sequences:
- the rsgA gene encoding small ribosomal subunit biogenesis GTPase RsgA — MSSANAEPDAFPPVSPLVGTVLAVQANFYQVGMDSEKESDSLPTNQLLCTRRTRLKKIGQQVMVGDRVIVEEPDWLGGRGAIAEVLPRETELDRPPIANANQILLVFAIADPPLDPYQMTRFLVKAESTELEVCLCLNKSDLVSDEELGQWRDRFSSWGYQPIFISVLHSIGLAELKKQLNNRITVLAGPSGVGKSSIINYLIPDVDVRVGEVSGKLNRGRHTTRHVELFQLPSGGFLADTPGFNQPDLDIFPAELDRYFPEAQQHLEVASCQFRDCLHRDEPNCAVRGDWERYEYYLDLLEEAIVYQEQFNQQSDPDAALKLKTKGKGKSKYEPRLAAKKYRRTSRKTQQQKLQELYNEDEDI, encoded by the coding sequence ATGAGTTCAGCTAATGCAGAACCAGATGCTTTCCCACCAGTTTCCCCCCTGGTGGGAACCGTGCTAGCTGTACAGGCGAATTTTTATCAAGTAGGAATGGATAGCGAGAAAGAATCTGACTCGCTTCCCACTAATCAATTACTTTGTACCCGACGCACCAGGCTAAAAAAAATCGGCCAACAGGTGATGGTGGGTGACCGAGTAATAGTTGAAGAACCGGACTGGTTAGGAGGTAGAGGTGCTATAGCAGAAGTTTTACCCCGCGAAACCGAATTAGACCGTCCTCCCATTGCCAATGCCAATCAAATTTTACTAGTGTTTGCCATTGCCGATCCTCCCCTCGACCCTTACCAAATGACTCGCTTTTTAGTGAAAGCTGAATCTACCGAGTTAGAGGTGTGTTTATGCCTGAATAAAAGCGATTTAGTCAGCGATGAAGAACTCGGTCAGTGGCGCGATCGCTTTAGCAGTTGGGGATACCAACCAATATTTATCAGCGTTTTGCATAGCATTGGTTTAGCAGAGCTAAAAAAACAATTAAATAATAGAATAACCGTTTTAGCTGGCCCTTCAGGGGTTGGTAAATCAAGTATTATTAACTATTTAATTCCTGATGTAGATGTCCGGGTAGGAGAAGTTTCCGGAAAACTTAACCGGGGGCGACATACCACCAGGCACGTAGAATTATTTCAATTACCCAGTGGTGGTTTTTTAGCAGATACTCCAGGATTTAATCAACCAGACTTAGACATTTTTCCCGCAGAATTAGATCGCTATTTCCCCGAAGCACAACAACATTTAGAAGTAGCTAGCTGTCAGTTTAGAGATTGCCTGCATCGCGATGAACCAAATTGTGCAGTGCGGGGAGATTGGGAGCGGTACGAATATTATCTAGATTTACTAGAAGAAGCGATCGTATATCAAGAGCAATTCAATCAACAATCCGATCCAGATGCAGCATTAAAATTAAAAACTAAGGGAAAAGGTAAAAGTAAATACGAACCCAGGTTAGCAGCTAAAAAATATCGTCGTACCTCTCGCAAAACTCAGCAACAAAAGTTGCAGGAATTGTATAACGAAGATGAGGATATTTAA
- a CDS encoding class I SAM-dependent methyltransferase, with translation MEGFYKEDLAFIHDVGFRDYALKSAPGILKILHDYQIQSGLVVDLGCGSGLWAKELILANYQVFGIDISHAMINIARQRVPEAEFLVGSLFQTEIPTCNAVTSIGECLNYLFDTGNNNQAIRQLFHRIYNALKPRGLFIFDIAEPEQLTPGITHQGFTEKEDWIVLVEKEEDREQQILTRRIISFRKLGEYYRRDEEIHRLRLYKSTDIAEQLEQVGFQVQTINIYGDYQLPKAHTAFIALKK, from the coding sequence ATGGAAGGATTCTACAAAGAAGACCTCGCCTTTATTCATGATGTTGGCTTTCGTGATTACGCCCTCAAATCTGCGCCTGGAATATTAAAAATTTTACACGACTATCAAATCCAATCTGGTTTAGTAGTCGATTTAGGTTGTGGTAGCGGATTGTGGGCAAAAGAGCTTATTTTGGCTAATTATCAGGTGTTTGGTATCGATATTTCTCATGCAATGATAAATATTGCCCGCCAAAGAGTACCAGAAGCCGAATTTTTGGTGGGGTCATTATTCCAAACAGAGATACCTACCTGTAATGCCGTTACTTCTATTGGTGAATGTCTCAATTATTTGTTTGATACAGGCAATAATAACCAAGCTATTCGGCAACTATTTCATCGGATTTATAACGCCTTAAAACCTAGAGGGTTGTTTATTTTTGATATTGCAGAACCGGAACAATTAACACCTGGGATTACCCATCAGGGGTTTACAGAAAAAGAAGATTGGATAGTACTAGTAGAAAAAGAAGAGGATCGAGAACAACAAATTTTAACTCGTCGGATTATCAGCTTTCGTAAATTAGGAGAATACTATAGGCGAGATGAAGAAATTCATCGTTTACGCTTATATAAATCGACAGATATTGCAGAACAACTGGAACAAGTCGGTTTTCAAGTACAAACAATTAATATTTACGGTGATTACCAATTACCGAAAGCTCATACAGCATTTATTGCATTAAAAAAGTAG
- a CDS encoding DUF445 family protein: MITPNIWLYISPPVLGAVIGYFTNDIAIKMLFRPYRAIYLGKRRLPFTPGLIPANQERLAKRISDTIMGSLLTPEELENLARKLLHTERVQSAILWLLRLAIEQIQIDKEQKSAKILAGILKDLLGESLPRLLKVLARREDFLEVQINHIFDQVLLEFQLTEQQASQLADWLLQVVLPPDALRVALIDFLTDRNIQVIDDGFREKTSGTYWVVANLFGLKNTLTRLRTYCLDEKEDTNARLQELLSSLAVRERLKQWLETLSLQNLPVSTVRQLRKTMRDSIRSYVQSSGSEMLQGLTGSINWEATASLILNRLRNSTVVTSSLEVVSKELALVLEKYLERDLQKIVEQAIPIMNIDQVIMERVKATSPKDLELAIQGIVRSELQAIVNLGGILGFIVGLMQVVILILQQ, translated from the coding sequence TTGATTACACCTAACATCTGGCTTTACATTAGTCCTCCCGTATTAGGAGCAGTAATTGGCTATTTTACTAACGACATAGCCATCAAAATGCTCTTTCGTCCTTATCGCGCGATTTACCTTGGTAAGCGGCGACTACCTTTTACACCCGGTTTGATTCCAGCGAATCAAGAGCGCCTAGCAAAGCGAATCTCCGATACAATTATGGGGTCGCTGCTTACACCAGAAGAATTAGAAAATTTGGCTCGGAAATTGCTCCACACCGAGCGCGTCCAATCGGCGATTCTCTGGTTGTTGCGTTTAGCGATCGAACAAATTCAAATAGATAAAGAACAAAAAAGCGCCAAAATACTGGCAGGTATTTTGAAAGACTTACTGGGAGAATCTTTACCTCGCTTGCTAAAGGTTTTAGCTCGTCGAGAAGATTTTCTAGAAGTGCAAATAAACCATATTTTTGACCAAGTTTTATTAGAATTTCAACTTACCGAACAACAAGCGAGTCAGCTAGCGGATTGGTTACTGCAAGTAGTGCTACCACCAGATGCTTTGCGAGTAGCTTTGATTGATTTTTTGACCGATCGCAATATTCAAGTAATCGATGATGGATTTCGCGAAAAAACCAGCGGTACTTATTGGGTAGTTGCCAACTTGTTCGGTTTGAAAAATACCCTCACTCGTCTGCGTACTTATTGCCTAGATGAAAAAGAAGATACTAATGCTCGTTTGCAAGAATTGCTTTCTTCCTTAGCCGTCAGAGAAAGATTGAAGCAATGGCTGGAAACTTTATCTTTACAAAATTTACCTGTTTCAACAGTGAGACAATTGCGTAAAACCATGCGCGATAGTATCCGTAGCTATGTCCAAAGTAGCGGTTCTGAAATGCTTCAAGGATTAACAGGTTCAATAAATTGGGAAGCAACTGCTTCTTTAATTCTCAATCGCTTGCGAAATTCCACTGTGGTTACTTCTTCTTTAGAAGTAGTTAGTAAGGAATTAGCTTTAGTCTTAGAAAAATATTTGGAACGAGATTTGCAAAAAATTGTCGAACAAGCAATCCCAATTATGAATATTGACCAAGTAATTATGGAAAGGGTAAAAGCAACTTCTCCCAAGGATTTAGAGTTAGCAATTCAAGGAATAGTGAGAAGCGAGTTACAAGCAATCGTTAATTTAGGTGGCATTTTAGGTTTTATAGTAGGATTAATGCAGGTGGTGATATTGATATTACAACAGTGA
- the ubiE gene encoding bifunctional demethylmenaquinone methyltransferase/2-methoxy-6-polyprenyl-1,4-benzoquinol methylase UbiE encodes MSQDSRASEIQAIFNRIAPVYDSLNDWLSLAQHRIWKQMTIDWSNASPGNTCLDLCCGSGDLAIGLARQVGSTGKVFGVDFSCAQLAKAAERLANYYPPLSITWIEADVLDLPFEDNYFDCATMGYGLRNVTDIPLCLKELHRVLKPGAKAAILDFHRPNNPMLRNFQQWYLGNLVVPTAHLFGLTEEYAYISPSLDKFPIGTQQIQLARQAGFASATHYQIAGGMMGVLLITK; translated from the coding sequence ATGTCCCAAGATAGTCGTGCTAGCGAAATTCAAGCCATTTTTAACCGAATTGCCCCGGTTTACGACTCCCTTAACGACTGGTTGAGTCTAGCCCAGCATCGCATCTGGAAACAAATGACGATCGACTGGAGTAATGCCAGTCCCGGAAATACTTGTTTAGATTTGTGTTGTGGAAGCGGAGATTTAGCGATCGGGCTAGCGCGTCAGGTAGGAAGCACTGGCAAAGTCTTCGGAGTCGATTTTTCCTGCGCCCAATTAGCAAAAGCCGCCGAACGACTGGCAAACTATTATCCCCCACTCTCCATTACCTGGATCGAAGCAGACGTTTTAGATCTGCCCTTTGAGGACAACTATTTCGACTGCGCCACAATGGGTTACGGTTTGCGAAACGTCACCGACATCCCCCTATGTCTCAAAGAATTACATCGCGTCCTCAAACCCGGTGCCAAAGCTGCCATCCTTGACTTTCACCGCCCCAACAATCCGATGCTACGCAACTTTCAGCAGTGGTATCTAGGTAACTTAGTAGTTCCCACTGCTCACCTGTTCGGCTTAACGGAGGAGTATGCTTACATTAGCCCCAGTTTAGACAAATTTCCCATCGGGACACAACAGATTCAGTTAGCTCGTCAAGCTGGCTTTGCTTCTGCTACTCACTATCAGATTGCAGGGGGCATGATGGGTGTTTTACTAATCACAAAATAA
- a CDS encoding response regulator: MDNGIPELESIRRQLMSLERRKKPKMLVVDDEPDNLDLLYRTFRRDFNVLKAESGIHALEVLSLEGEVAVIISDQRMPEMKGTEFLSKTVPQFPDTVRIILTGFTDIEDLVDAINSGQVYKYITKPWDPNELKAVVQRATETYELLKQRTEELRRAQAQTALLSTVVQVAQEASSVKACLEPIAIAFGENFDADGCIFQLVQNDSLDSAQGIYSANGPLDNWLAQDPLTQDAIAKKQMQVSVNVPADANLAGVAHYPASGVEAHLIVPITYRDKVLGVLSLQWKRPCQLREDEIKLIHLTAQQVALALLSTNAAA; encoded by the coding sequence ATGGATAATGGCATTCCAGAACTTGAGAGCATCCGGCGTCAACTTATGAGCCTAGAACGACGGAAAAAGCCCAAGATGCTGGTAGTAGACGATGAACCAGATAACTTGGATCTGCTCTACCGCACTTTTCGGCGAGATTTTAACGTACTTAAGGCAGAAAGCGGGATTCATGCCTTAGAAGTTTTGTCATTAGAAGGGGAAGTTGCTGTCATTATTTCCGATCAGCGAATGCCGGAAATGAAGGGTACAGAGTTCCTCAGTAAAACCGTGCCTCAATTTCCCGACACGGTGCGAATTATCTTGACAGGCTTTACTGATATAGAAGATTTGGTGGATGCGATTAATTCCGGTCAAGTTTACAAGTACATCACCAAGCCTTGGGACCCTAACGAACTGAAAGCAGTAGTACAAAGGGCAACCGAGACTTATGAATTACTCAAACAGCGTACAGAAGAACTGCGCCGCGCCCAAGCTCAAACCGCTTTACTGTCTACGGTAGTACAAGTTGCTCAAGAAGCTTCTTCTGTCAAAGCGTGTCTGGAACCGATCGCGATCGCGTTTGGCGAAAACTTCGACGCAGATGGTTGTATCTTTCAGCTAGTGCAGAACGATAGTTTAGATTCTGCCCAAGGTATTTACAGCGCTAATGGCCCGCTAGATAATTGGCTGGCCCAAGACCCCCTGACTCAAGATGCGATCGCCAAAAAGCAAATGCAGGTATCGGTAAACGTACCGGCAGACGCTAACTTAGCAGGCGTAGCCCATTACCCCGCTTCTGGTGTAGAAGCTCATTTAATCGTTCCCATTACATACCGAGACAAAGTACTGGGAGTTTTGTCCCTCCAATGGAAACGCCCTTGCCAACTGCGAGAAGACGAAATTAAACTGATTCATCTCACCGCGCAGCAAGTAGCCCTCGCCCTCTTAAGCACTAATGCCGCTGCTTAA
- a CDS encoding RuBisCO accumulation factor 1: MTSDAANSSPQPTNSTGEMENLLLSLRRKEGTWVDWGKACQTLQKAGYNPQVIFQETGFEPIHQNQVIVASQVYTSLENAGVSDEVRSHFQRTGSDSLYEFRILTQPERAAAATFAVESKLDSLGAKDLAKAMKDVSRLRSLPVGFTDRPGDALAYQYWKYAREQSDLPERSRLIAQGLKYAQSDTARQQIEKLLTDFSVTPRRPAPRLPVYRLEVEDELPRVLPLVGKLPLSVADVKGVPLVEEIGAFRMVKFAGEGAWVPVPGWQVIVNGEDPIAILCDSDRLPNQQNNYKEEVLLVIDRANREWDANSYFAIDEDGQVQIQWFEESPQPPILGKLLLVMRPKKIVDENLNKDVWQIDE, encoded by the coding sequence ATGACATCAGATGCTGCTAACTCTAGCCCTCAACCGACCAATTCTACAGGTGAGATGGAAAACTTATTACTGAGTCTCCGGCGGAAAGAAGGGACTTGGGTGGATTGGGGAAAAGCTTGCCAAACGTTGCAAAAGGCAGGTTATAACCCACAGGTAATTTTTCAGGAGACGGGGTTTGAGCCAATTCACCAAAATCAGGTGATCGTGGCTTCGCAAGTTTATACTAGTTTGGAAAATGCTGGGGTATCGGATGAGGTGCGATCGCATTTCCAACGTACTGGTAGCGATAGTTTGTACGAGTTTCGCATCCTCACCCAACCAGAGAGGGCGGCGGCGGCTACCTTTGCCGTAGAATCCAAGCTGGATTCGCTAGGGGCGAAAGATTTAGCTAAAGCAATGAAAGATGTTTCCCGTTTGCGGAGTTTGCCGGTTGGGTTTACCGATCGTCCGGGGGATGCTTTAGCTTATCAATATTGGAAATATGCTAGGGAACAGTCGGATTTGCCTGAGCGATCGCGCTTAATTGCTCAGGGTTTAAAATATGCCCAAAGCGATACGGCTAGGCAACAAATTGAAAAGTTGCTAACTGATTTTAGCGTGACGCCCCGCCGTCCCGCACCCCGCTTGCCTGTTTATCGATTGGAAGTGGAGGATGAATTACCCCGCGTTTTGCCGTTAGTTGGCAAACTCCCCTTGAGCGTTGCAGATGTGAAAGGGGTTCCTTTAGTGGAGGAAATCGGGGCGTTCCGAATGGTGAAATTTGCCGGAGAGGGGGCATGGGTTCCCGTTCCCGGTTGGCAAGTTATCGTCAATGGGGAAGATCCGATCGCCATTCTCTGTGATAGCGATCGATTGCCCAACCAACAAAACAATTACAAAGAAGAAGTTTTACTAGTGATCGATCGGGCGAATCGAGAATGGGACGCTAATAGCTATTTTGCGATCGACGAAGACGGACAGGTACAAATTCAATGGTTTGAAGAATCTCCCCAACCACCTATTCTCGGAAAACTCCTTTTAGTGATGCGACCGAAGAAAATTGTCGATGAAAATCTTAATAAAGATGTTTGGCAAATAGATGAATAA
- a CDS encoding phytanoyl-CoA dioxygenase family protein has product MLQVTLPEITKTQALLNCPWLDSPFFEELLAQSNLDEQTKQQIKQFSDNGYLIIDPEIDNFDVVAERLINDLKPHYLDPGRIQDAWKFNDDVKHIAVAPKVLSILRILYQREPIPFQTLNFPRGTEQSTHSDSIHFHCIPHGFMCGVWLALEDVDSENGPLHYYPGSHKLPYFDLSNLGISGSYQQHPYERYDVYEDLLKAVIAKYQLKKVDISIRKGQALIWAANLLHGGSPILDPNRTRHSQVTHYYFSDCLYYTPLLSDPFLKRIYMKKITNIMTGEIVPHYYNGKRIEVEAEDKIKIFTSEEELDKLRLELYQTKAELKKTNHVMRAMESSKFWQLRNRWFMLRKALGLVKGEQIYNPINNS; this is encoded by the coding sequence ATGCTGCAAGTTACATTACCAGAAATCACCAAAACCCAAGCCCTGTTAAACTGCCCTTGGCTCGATTCTCCTTTTTTTGAAGAATTACTAGCGCAATCAAATCTAGATGAACAAACTAAACAGCAAATCAAACAATTTTCCGATAATGGCTACCTAATTATCGATCCGGAAATCGATAATTTTGATGTAGTAGCGGAGCGATTAATTAATGATTTAAAACCCCACTACTTAGACCCGGGTAGGATTCAAGATGCTTGGAAATTTAACGATGATGTAAAACACATTGCTGTAGCACCAAAAGTTTTATCCATATTGAGAATACTTTATCAGCGCGAACCAATACCCTTTCAAACATTAAATTTTCCTAGAGGTACCGAACAAAGTACTCATAGCGATTCTATTCACTTCCACTGTATTCCTCATGGATTTATGTGTGGAGTTTGGTTAGCTTTAGAAGATGTTGATTCCGAAAATGGCCCACTACATTATTACCCTGGTAGCCATAAGTTGCCCTACTTCGATCTAAGTAATCTTGGCATAAGTGGTAGCTATCAACAACATCCTTACGAGCGATATGATGTTTATGAGGATTTACTAAAAGCTGTAATTGCCAAATATCAATTAAAAAAAGTCGATATCTCTATTCGTAAAGGTCAAGCCCTGATTTGGGCAGCAAATTTGCTACATGGTGGCAGCCCTATTTTAGACCCCAATAGAACGCGCCATAGCCAAGTTACTCATTATTACTTTTCTGATTGCCTATATTATACACCTCTATTATCTGACCCATTTCTGAAACGAATTTACATGAAAAAAATTACCAATATTATGACAGGTGAAATCGTACCTCATTACTATAATGGGAAAAGAATTGAGGTAGAAGCAGAAGATAAAATCAAAATTTTTACCAGTGAAGAAGAACTGGATAAGTTGCGACTAGAACTTTATCAAACTAAAGCAGAATTAAAGAAAACTAATCACGTAATGCGTGCGATGGAAAGTAGCAAGTTTTGGCAGTTGAGAAATCGGTGGTTCATGCTGAGAAAAGCTTTGGGATTAGTGAAAGGGGAACAGATTTATAATCCTATCAACAATTCTTAA
- a CDS encoding glycosyltransferase family 39 protein: MKFSRHYLGLAFAIALGTTLRFVNLDFKPLWLDEVITALFAMGKSYNDIPLNEVFSLTKLPEIFTFNAAVGCPQIAQNLANQSTHPPLFFCLMHSWLGNTRTDYPGLLFKLRSLPALFGVSAIAAIYFLNKIAFSSRQAGLIAAAFMAVSPFGVYISQEARHYTLPVLIITLSLIGLIQIQQDISEKKWRPIVWFSWAIVNAIGLYIHYFFILALLAQFATLALLFLKLKIKRISLYLSTFTFCLLPFALFIPWIPALLGHFSRPETSWLPQPQNIAPLYQIIAAWLLMVIALPVESQPLWVIIPAAILMIVFGTWLGWHFFQGIKQLTNTPTTLLPTATLGTFIICVVLEFLAIIYLLGKDISVAPRYNFVYYPAICALIGATFSIKKIKKEEIQKTKFYPSSFILYPLLVGVFSCIFVIYGFVFQKPYNPQKIADNMLAEPSLPLMVVVGYNDFQDVALGLSFALAIDKMKPAMCQSKKLETCPKIAFFERSPGYEPVWQKISQLATPAKFPLNLWVIAPGMKRQSYPLELPISSNGNCKIDPTGYHRIGIPYQLYRCNNNRVS; encoded by the coding sequence ATGAAATTTTCTCGTCATTACTTGGGTTTGGCTTTTGCGATCGCATTGGGAACAACCCTCCGCTTTGTCAATCTCGATTTTAAACCTCTCTGGCTAGATGAGGTAATCACTGCTTTGTTCGCGATGGGGAAATCTTACAATGATATACCCCTTAACGAGGTTTTTTCTCTCACCAAATTACCAGAAATTTTTACTTTTAATGCAGCGGTTGGTTGTCCCCAAATTGCCCAAAACTTAGCCAATCAGTCTACCCACCCGCCTTTGTTTTTTTGCCTGATGCACTCCTGGCTGGGAAACACCAGAACTGATTATCCAGGGCTGTTATTCAAATTGCGATCGCTACCTGCGTTATTTGGCGTCAGTGCGATCGCAGCAATTTACTTCCTCAATAAAATTGCTTTTTCCTCCCGCCAAGCTGGATTAATTGCCGCTGCTTTCATGGCAGTTTCTCCCTTTGGTGTTTACATCTCCCAGGAAGCACGCCATTACACCCTCCCAGTACTGATAATCACTTTATCTTTAATCGGATTAATTCAAATTCAACAAGACATATCTGAAAAAAAATGGCGTCCGATCGTTTGGTTTAGTTGGGCGATCGTAAATGCGATCGGTTTATACATTCACTACTTTTTTATTCTTGCTTTACTCGCTCAATTCGCCACTTTAGCATTGCTATTTTTAAAACTAAAAATAAAACGAATATCTCTTTATCTTTCAACTTTTACCTTTTGTCTTTTACCTTTTGCCTTATTTATCCCTTGGATACCAGCATTATTAGGACATTTTAGCCGTCCCGAAACCAGTTGGTTGCCACAGCCACAAAACATCGCTCCTTTATATCAAATAATCGCTGCTTGGTTGCTGATGGTAATTGCTTTACCCGTCGAAAGCCAACCACTCTGGGTAATTATTCCTGCTGCAATTTTAATGATTGTATTTGGCACTTGGTTAGGATGGCATTTTTTTCAAGGAATTAAACAATTAACCAACACCCCTACAACTCTATTACCTACAGCTACTTTAGGAACTTTTATCATTTGCGTAGTATTAGAATTTTTAGCAATTATTTATTTATTAGGTAAAGACATTTCCGTTGCTCCTCGTTATAACTTCGTCTATTATCCAGCCATTTGCGCTCTAATAGGTGCGACTTTTAGCATTAAAAAAATCAAAAAAGAAGAAATACAAAAGACTAAATTTTATCCTTCATCCTTCATCCTTTATCCTTTATTAGTAGGTGTTTTTAGCTGTATTTTCGTGATTTATGGCTTCGTTTTTCAAAAGCCTTACAATCCCCAAAAAATAGCAGATAATATGCTCGCGGAACCATCTCTTCCGCTGATGGTTGTAGTTGGATACAATGATTTTCAAGACGTAGCTTTGGGATTGAGCTTTGCTTTGGCAATTGATAAAATGAAACCTGCTATGTGCCAATCAAAAAAATTAGAAACCTGTCCAAAAATTGCTTTTTTTGAACGTTCTCCAGGCTACGAACCAGTTTGGCAAAAAATTTCCCAACTAGCTACACCTGCTAAATTTCCCCTGAATTTATGGGTAATTGCTCCCGGAATGAAAAGGCAAAGCTATCCACTAGAATTACCAATTTCAAGCAATGGCAATTGTAAAATCGATCCCACAGGATATCATCGCATTGGCATCCCCTATCAGCTTTACCGTTGCAATAATAATCGCGTTTCTTAG